A window of Streptomyces sp. NBC_01689 genomic DNA:
ACCATCGGCAAGGCGATCGTCAGCGCCGACGGCAAGAGCGTCCAGGAGATCAAGCCGAAGGTGCGCGGCAGGCTGCCGATCAGCAAGGCCACGCTCAAGGGCATGGACGCCGCCCTGGAAGGCGTCGTCACCCGCGGTACGGCCGCCTGGAAGTTCGGCGGCTGGCCGCAGGACAAGATCCCGCTGCACGCCAAGACCGGTACCGCCGAGGTCTACGGCAAGCAGACCACGTCCTGGCTCGCCACGTACTCCAAGGACTACACGATCGTCATGACGATCGCCCAGGCCGGCACGGGTTCCGGCGCCTCCGGTGAGGCCGTGCGCAACATCTACAACGCCCTGTACGGCGTCTCGCCCGACGGTGCCATCGACAAGAAGAAGGCCCTGCTCCCCACCCCGCAGAAGAGCCTTCCCAAGATCCAGCCCGACGGTTCGATCGACTCCCCGGAGATCTCCAAGGACCCGGCCAAGGACCAGCAGGCCAACAAGAAGGACCCCTCCGGCACCACCGACCAGAACCAGGACGGGGCCACCACGCCGTCGCCGAACACCAGCAACCGCGACACCCGCAGGCGCTCGCAGCGCCCGCGCAAGCGGCGGAGGACGGGGATCCTGACATGACCGGAGCGAACAACTTCTCCGTCTCCGGGTACGGGCCCGAGCGCGGCGGCATGTCCCGGCTGCTCGCCCGTGACTCGCTGGCCCGCCGCCTGGACTGGCCGATACTGCTCTCGGCCGTCGCCCTGTCGCTGATCGGTTCGGCCCTCGTCTACTCGGCGACCCGCAACCGCACCGAGATCAACCAGGGCGACCCGTACTTCTTCCTCATCCGTCACCTCATGAACACCGGCATCGGCATCGCCCTGATGATCGGCACGGTCTGGCTCGGCCACCGCACCCTGCGCACCGCGGTCCCGATCCTCTACGGCCTCTCGGTCTTCATGATCCTGCTGGTGCTCACCCCGCTCGGCGCGACGATCAACGGCCAGCGCAACTGGCTCGTCGCGGGCGGCTTCTCGCTCCAGCCCGCCGAGTTCACCAAGATCACGATCATCCTGGGCATGGCCATGCTGCTGGCCACCCGGGTGGACGCGGGCGACAAGCAGTACCCCGACCACCGCACGGTGGTGCAGGCACTGGGCCTCGCGGCGGTCCCGATGCTGATCGTGATGCTGATGCCCGACCTCGGCACGATCATGGTCGCGGTCATCATCGTGCTCGGTGTGCTGCTCGCCTCCGGCGCCTCCAACCGGTGGGTGTTCGGCCTGCTCGGCGCGGGCGCGCTGGGCGCGGTGGCGATCTGGCAGCTCAAGATCCTCGACGAGTACCAGATCAACCGCTTCGCCGCCTTCGCCAACCCCGACCTCGACCCGGCGGGCGTCGGCTACAACACCAACCAGGCGCGGATCGCCATCGGCTCCGGCGGCCTCTTCGGCACCGGCCTCGGGCACGGCTCCCAGACGACGGGCCAGTTCGTCCCCGAGCAGCAGACGGACTTCGTCTTCACGGTCGCGGGCGAGGAACTGGGCTTCGTGGGCGCCGGCCTCATCCTGTTCCTGCTGGGCGTCGTCCTGTGGCGGGCCTGCCGTATCGCCCGCGAGACCACCGAGCTGTACGGCACGATCGTCGCCGCCGGCATCATCGCCTGGTTCGCCTTCCAGGCCTTCGAGAACATCGGCATGACGCTCGGCATCATGCCGGTCGCCGGCCTCCCCCTCCCGTTCGTCTCGTACGGAGGTTCGTCGATGTTCGCGGTCTGGGTGGCGGTGGGGCTACTGCAGTCGATCAGGGTCCAACGGCCCATGTCGGCCTAGGCCTCCGGCGGTCGGGCGGGAGCGGTCCGAGGGGCGTGCCGCCCCTCGGCCTCCGCCGGGACCGTCCGCCCCTCGGAACCCTCGGCCCCCAGAACCCTTGGTTCCCGGAACCCTCGGCCCCCCGGAATCCTCGGCTCCCGGAACCTCCGCACCCCCGGACTCCCGAGCCGCCCGGGGTTTTCGGACGAGACCGTTCGGGATGCGCGGGGTACCGCGGACGGCGGACGCCGGGGGAGGGGAGCGGGGAGGCGTGGCGGGGGCGAATTCCGGTCTCCCGCGACAGTCCCGGCAGGTCCGGGCACTGCCATCCCGGCCCCGCTGCCACTAGATTCAGGTCATGGCGGACACCAAGCGAGAAGTCGAACGGAAGTACGAGGGTCCCCTCGCCGGAGGTGACCCGGCCCTGCCGGACCTGACCCGCGTCCCCGGAGTCTCGGGCGTCCTCGACAAGGGCGTGGCGGATCTCGACGCCACCTACTACGACACGGCCGACCAGCGACTCGCCGCCGCCTCCCTCACCCTGCGCCGCCGCACCGGCGGAGACGACGCCGGCTGGCATCTCAAGCTTCCCGTGTCCGAAGGCGTCCGCGACGAGATCCGCGCCCCGCTTTCCGACACCGTCCCGCACTCCCTCTCCGCCCTCGTACGGTCCCGTGTCCGCGAAGCCGAACTCGTCCCCGTCGTACGCCTCCGGTCGGCCCGGGACGTCCGCCATCTGGTCGACGACTCCGGTGCGCTGCTCGCCGAGGTCAGCGTCGACCACGTCCGCGCGGAGCGGCTCAGCGGCGGCACCGGCGTCGCCGAGTGGACGGAGATCGAGGTGGAGCTCGCCGACGACGGCGATCCGGCCTTCCTCGACAAGGTGGAGAAGAAGCTCCGCAAGGCGGGCCTGACCCGCTCCTCCTCGAAGTCCAAACTCGCGAAGGCACTCGCCGACACCGACGCTGATATCGACGCCGACGCGGATTCCGTCACCGGGACCCCCGACACCGCCGACACCGCCGACGCCACGGACGGCGCAGGCGCCGAGCAGCCGGGCAAGCGGAAGGGACGGCCGGAGCGGTCCGAGCGAGGCAGGAGCGGCACGTCGGGCCGGACGGCCCGGACCGCCCGGTCCAGGGCGGCCGGGCAGGTCGAGGAGGCCGAGCGGCCGGGCCGGAAGAAGCCCGCGGACACCGCCCCGCGGACAGCGGGCGACCACGTCCTCGCCTACCTCCGTACCCAGCGCGACGCGATCATCGAACTGGACCCGGCCGTCCGCCGCGACCTGCACGACTCCGTCCACAGCATGCGGGTCGCCACCCGCCGTATGCGCAGCGCCTTCCGCTCGTACGGCAAGGTCCTCGACCGCGCCGTCACCGACCCGATCGGCGAGGAACTGAAGTGGCTCGCCGGAGAGCTCGGCGTCGGCCGGGACCAGGAAGTCCTCGCCGAACGCCTGACCGAGGCGCTCGACGGCCTCCCGGAGGCCCTGCTCACCGGCCCTGTCCGTGACCGGCTGCGCACCTGGTCGCAGGCGCGCGGCGAGGGTTCCCGGCGCCATGTGATCGCCGTACTCGACGGCGGCCGCTATCTCGGCCTGCTGGCGGCGCTGGACGGTGCGGTGGACGACCCGCCCCTGCTGAAGGCCGCGGCCGGCGATCCCGCGAAGGTGATCGCCAAGGCCGTACGGAAGGACTTCGCGAAGGTCTCCGCGCTGGTCGACCAGGCTCTGGGCCTGGCCCCCGGCGCCGACCGCGACCTCGCGATGCACGAGGCCCGCAAGAAGGCCAAGCGCACCCGGTACGCCGCCGAGGCCGCCGTCCCGGCCCTCGGCGGTTCCGCGGCGGGGCTGGTCAAGTCGATGAAGTCGCTGCAGAGCCTGCTCGGCGACCACCAGGACAGCCTGATGGCCCGCGAGGCCCTGCGCGACCTGGCCGCCCAGGCCCACGAGGCGGGTGAGAGCGCGTTCCCGTACGGCGTGCTGTACGGCCGTGAGGAGAGGCGCGCGGCCGAGGTGGAGGCGGCGTTGCCGGGGGTGTGGGAGGCGATCCGGGGCAGCGGAGCGATCTGAGCGTACGGGGGGTGCTCCCGGCCGCGTTACGCTGGATGGTCACCCCTGTCAGTACGTCCCCGCTCACGAAGGTTCGCGAGATGCCTGCCGAAGCCGCTGTGTCGGTGTTTCCACAGCTCGAAGCTCTGCTCCCGCATGTGCAGAAGCCGATCCAGTACGTCGGCGGAGAGCTCAACTCCACGGTCAAGCCCTGGGAGGCCTGCGACGTCCGCTGGGCGCTGATGTACCCCGACGCCTACGAGGTCGGACTGCCCAACCAGGGCGTCATGATCCTCTACGAGGTGCTCAACGAGCGTGAGGGCGTCCTCGCCGAGCGCACCTACAGCGTCTGGCCGGACCTCGAGGAGCTGATGCGCGAGCACCGGGTCCCGCAGTTCACGGTGGACAGCCACCG
This region includes:
- the rodA gene encoding rod shape-determining protein RodA, with translation MTGANNFSVSGYGPERGGMSRLLARDSLARRLDWPILLSAVALSLIGSALVYSATRNRTEINQGDPYFFLIRHLMNTGIGIALMIGTVWLGHRTLRTAVPILYGLSVFMILLVLTPLGATINGQRNWLVAGGFSLQPAEFTKITIILGMAMLLATRVDAGDKQYPDHRTVVQALGLAAVPMLIVMLMPDLGTIMVAVIIVLGVLLASGASNRWVFGLLGAGALGAVAIWQLKILDEYQINRFAAFANPDLDPAGVGYNTNQARIAIGSGGLFGTGLGHGSQTTGQFVPEQQTDFVFTVAGEELGFVGAGLILFLLGVVLWRACRIARETTELYGTIVAAGIIAWFAFQAFENIGMTLGIMPVAGLPLPFVSYGGSSMFAVWVAVGLLQSIRVQRPMSA
- a CDS encoding CYTH and CHAD domain-containing protein is translated as MADTKREVERKYEGPLAGGDPALPDLTRVPGVSGVLDKGVADLDATYYDTADQRLAAASLTLRRRTGGDDAGWHLKLPVSEGVRDEIRAPLSDTVPHSLSALVRSRVREAELVPVVRLRSARDVRHLVDDSGALLAEVSVDHVRAERLSGGTGVAEWTEIEVELADDGDPAFLDKVEKKLRKAGLTRSSSKSKLAKALADTDADIDADADSVTGTPDTADTADATDGAGAEQPGKRKGRPERSERGRSGTSGRTARTARSRAAGQVEEAERPGRKKPADTAPRTAGDHVLAYLRTQRDAIIELDPAVRRDLHDSVHSMRVATRRMRSAFRSYGKVLDRAVTDPIGEELKWLAGELGVGRDQEVLAERLTEALDGLPEALLTGPVRDRLRTWSQARGEGSRRHVIAVLDGGRYLGLLAALDGAVDDPPLLKAAAGDPAKVIAKAVRKDFAKVSALVDQALGLAPGADRDLAMHEARKKAKRTRYAAEAAVPALGGSAAGLVKSMKSLQSLLGDHQDSLMAREALRDLAAQAHEAGESAFPYGVLYGREERRAAEVEAALPGVWEAIRGSGAI